In Colletotrichum destructivum chromosome 1, complete sequence, the sequence CGCTTTCAGTGTTTCGACGGGATCGTACGTCACGTTGAACTTGACACCCTTGACGGATTCGGCAATCCGGACCACCTCGTTCCAAGTGAGTTTGTCGTTGATCAGGTACGACTCTTTGCGCCACTTGGGGAGGCTCAGAGACGCGACGACGAACTTGGCCAGGTCGATGGTGTAGGTGAATGCGACGGGGACGTCGCCGGAGGCAGGGATCCCGGCCGCGTTGTTGGCCACGTCAACGATGATGGGCAAGATCTTTACGAGGCTCTTCAGGGGCGGGGAGACGTAGTAGTCGGCAAACAGACCTATGTACCAGGACGAGTGCTCCAGGGTGGTCGTCTTCTCGAGGGCATCCTTGATGTCGATCTTGGTCTGGGTCAGAGGGTGTTGCGCTGCGATCCTTGTGCGGGAACGGGTTGTTAGCTTGAAGCCGCGCCCCCACGAACCGCTCTTATATTCGCTTACTCTCGAGGTATCTTTGCGCTCCAAATGGTGGGGATGTAACGCTGGGTGCTCTGGGCAcgatcggcggcggcgatcaGGTTCAACTCGGGCTTCACCGAAGCCCTGATGTTTAGGGTCGAGATAACGGTGTGCACCTTGTTCTCTTCCAGGGCTTTGACGAggttgtcgacgtcgtcgtagtcgacgGGCAGTATGCGGGCCCcgatctccttctccttttgCGCGTCCGCCTGTATACGTGTTTTTTCGATTAGTCTAGCATCATCCACCGAGGACATGGTGTGGTCAGTCAAGCAGCCGTACGTTTCTGGCCAGGACAACGACGGTCCATTTTccatcggcgacgatggcctctACGAAGGTACGGCCTAGATCGCCGGTTCCTCCGGCTACTGCAACGACGGAAGACATGGTACTGGTGTGCGAGTAGGATAGAGAGATGGATTGATGGGGGTCCGTAAGTGGTATTGCTCGGTTGGGGCGAAGGCCTAGGAGATGGTTCATTTAACGGCCtcagaggagggggggggggggggggggggggtttgtaTCATTGAACCGGACGTCCTCTCAAGCCTAGAAGCGGCATTTGTAATCGGCGGGATCGAAACTCCGCTGATCTGTTGGATTACGTGCTCACAAGGGGGCATCGGCCCCCCTTTCTCCGCTGCCTTCCGCTGGTTGTGCTAACAAGCTAGTTCGCAACTCCACGGACCGCTGTAGTAAGTTTTCTCCAACTGCTACAGTGGTCGTTGAATAGGCTTTCCCCGGAGAGATAGATACTTGTACACAATCTGCATTCGAGAGTGTAAACCTTGTCTCAGCTATAAGTCTAATTACATCCTCTACCGCAGCACGTGAAGTTGGTACAAAGTGGCAGAGCCTAGGGAAAACCGATAACAGGTTTGCGCTGATACATGACTTTGCCAACTCCCTTCCCGTCCCCCTTTTCTTGTGATTGTAGGTGGTCTGATTAGCGTCGATGTTTAAAAAGAAAGGATGCATAGCGGGTCGATGGTCCTCGCAACATTGCGCTGAACCGAGGCGAAGCGCATAAAGGTGCATGACTCGCTCTCCAAGTGgtagacgacgccggcgagggatTTGAATTTGCGGCGGCAACTTCGGCTGGGGCAGTGGTAGAGAACCTGCTTGTGTACCGTTGAGTTCAAGTGCATGTTGAGACCCTGCAGTGTGGTGAAGTAACGGTGACAGAGGTAGCACTGgtaggcgacggcggcagtgTTGTAGGCTCGCTCGGTGGCGGTGTACGTCGGAGAGGCGGACAAGCCCTGGAGGCTCTTGGAGATCAGGCCGTTGGGATCGCGGCGACGGACGGTTTCGTACAGGGTCTCGCGATCAAGAGGGGTGTTGGGACAGGCGCCCTGCTCAAGGTGATGGACAAGATCAGCGGCCGTGTTGCACGTCTGGGTGCAGAAGGGGCAGCGAATGGTAGCAACGCGATGGGTCTTGGAGTTAAGGtgcttgaagaagaagaagtcaGCAACGATTGTCACTAGGA encodes:
- a CDS encoding Putative NmrA-like domain, NAD(P)-binding domain superfamily, encoding MNHLLGLRPNRAIPLTDPHQSISLSYSHTSTMSSVVAVAGGTGDLGRTFVEAIVADGKWTVVVLARNADAQKEKEIGARILPVDYDDVDNLVKALEENKVHTVISTLNIRASVKPELNLIAAADRAQSTQRYIPTIWSAKIPREIAAQHPLTQTKIDIKDALEKTTTLEHSSWYIGLFADYYVSPPLKSLVKILPIIVDVANNAAGIPASGDVPVAFTYTIDLAKFVVASLSLPKWRKESYLINDKLTWNEVVRIAESVKGVKFNVTYDPVETLKAGRITELPGHVVSYPFWPKEQLQGTFSHFGLMFNDGLFDIKPEHPITKDLPDIKLRSFKELLEEAWGPKA
- a CDS encoding Putative Zinc finger C2H2-type, giving the protein MTWTCGTCWRDFSTGWRPREQRLNSAGHETPDNECESCRRGFNIHQAVELDADALDHGADGCFFESTEHKCGDCSDCFPHEKDLRDHQVREHYYCQPCNRCFRSHNDVRQHLNSKTHRVATIRCPFCTQTCNTAADLVHHLEQGACPNTPLDRETLYETVRRRDPNGLISKSLQGLSASPTYTATERAYNTAAVAYQCYLCHRYFTTLQGLNMHLNSTVHKQVLYHCPSRSCRRKFKSLAGVVYHLESESCTFMRFASVQRNVARTIDPLCILSF